One segment of Rosa chinensis cultivar Old Blush chromosome 6, RchiOBHm-V2, whole genome shotgun sequence DNA contains the following:
- the LOC112172629 gene encoding glucose-induced degradation protein 8 homolog: MDVDPSNYNQLAINENDTHSVVLSYLVHNCYIETVESFVASTGMKQPADCIDDMEKRKRIYHCAVEGNALKAIELTEQLANDLLEKNKDLHFDLLSLHFVELVCSRKCTEALEFAQTNLTPFGKVEKYVEKLEDFMALLAYEEPEKSPMFHLLSKDYRQQVADSLNRAILAHSNLPSYTAMERLIQQTTAVKQFISEDNAKNGSQPFSLKDFLSS, translated from the exons ATGGACGTCGATCCTAGTAACTACAATCAACTT GCTATCAATGAGAACGACACTCATAGTGTTGTCCTATCATATCTGGTGCACAACTGTTATATAGAAACTGTGGAGTCATTTGTTGCTTCTACGGGGATGAAGCAGCCTGCCGATTGCATTGATGATATGGAGAAAAGGAAAA ggaTTTATCATTGTGCAGTGGAGGGGAATGCTCTTAAGGCGATTGAACTGACAGAACAGCTGGCGAATGACTTACtagagaaaaataaagacttgcATTTTGATCTTCTCAGCCTTCACTTTGTTGAACTTGTTTGCTCTAGAAAATG CACAGAAGCTTTGGAATTTGCCCAGACCAATTTGACCCCATTTGGGAAGGTGGAAAAATACGTTGAAAAACTCGAA GACTTCATGGCTCTTCTTGCTTACGAAGAGCCGGAGAAATCCCCAATGTTTCATTTGCTTAGCAAGGATTATCGGCAGCAAGTTGCAGATAGTTTGAATCGAGCAATTCTAG CACATTCAAACCTTCCCAGTTATACAGCAATGGAAAGGCTAATACAACAGACAACAGCAGTTAAGCAATTTATAAGTGAAGACAATGCCAAG AATGGGTCACAACCATTTTCTTTGAAGGATTTTCTTAGCAGCTAA